Proteins encoded within one genomic window of Solidesulfovibrio sp.:
- a CDS encoding flagellar hook protein FlgE — protein MGVGLQTSMWSGVSGLQANSTRMTTIGNNLANTNTVGFKGARIDFVDLMSATIGTAAGVGQVGRGVRVGAVVSDYSQGGLETSSENLDMAISGNGFFMVKQKSQVSSNGKMLNTGNTTTYYTRAGDFSFDSDGYLTSTTGLAVQGWKVDQNKIDSASASGTTLSQTPVTGEIQDIVLDSYTSPAKATTSVTVVTNLDSDSTSATTRVAGSSDYFYAMSETWDGTISPSMSSDAYTYSTTVKVYDANGSPHTLTVYYDKVTNESGNEYWEYAVTCDPTEDGRTDSSGLPLTGNSKEAGLLMIGTMTFDSSGSMTNMSGYTLTSGYANSTTFNPDDWGVAQTTNGYPAFTANFKSVSDASFTDQANATLTTLNFGMSNSTGFTDPTGTGTLGGVNSDPATLAYFNESTLKINSNVTTNYATSSSTVFSAQNGYTAGLLTSVSVDNDGVLTGTFSNGQTLQLWVLALANFTNLQGLSREGNNLFSTTIDSGQGTTNRANTGSVGSISGNTLESSNVDLATEMVNMIVTQRGFEANSKTITTVDSMLSEIIQLKR, from the coding sequence ATGGGAGTCGGACTTCAAACATCCATGTGGTCCGGGGTTTCCGGCCTGCAGGCGAACTCGACGCGGATGACCACCATCGGCAACAACCTGGCCAACACCAATACCGTCGGCTTCAAGGGCGCCCGCATCGATTTCGTGGACCTCATGAGCGCCACCATCGGCACGGCCGCCGGCGTGGGCCAGGTCGGGCGCGGCGTGCGCGTGGGGGCCGTGGTGTCGGACTACTCCCAGGGCGGCCTGGAGACGTCCAGCGAGAACCTGGACATGGCCATCAGCGGCAACGGCTTTTTCATGGTCAAGCAGAAGAGCCAGGTCAGCTCCAACGGCAAGATGCTCAACACCGGCAACACCACCACCTACTACACCCGGGCCGGCGACTTCAGCTTCGACAGCGACGGTTACCTGACCAGCACCACCGGCTTGGCCGTCCAGGGCTGGAAGGTGGACCAGAACAAGATCGACTCGGCTTCCGCCTCGGGCACGACGCTGAGCCAGACGCCCGTGACGGGCGAGATCCAGGACATCGTGCTGGATTCCTACACCAGCCCGGCCAAGGCCACCACCAGCGTCACGGTCGTCACCAACCTGGACTCCGATTCGACGAGCGCCACGACGCGCGTTGCCGGCAGCTCCGACTACTTCTACGCCATGAGCGAAACCTGGGACGGCACCATTTCGCCGTCCATGTCCTCCGACGCCTACACCTATTCGACCACCGTCAAGGTGTACGACGCCAACGGTTCGCCCCACACCCTGACCGTCTATTACGACAAGGTCACGAACGAAAGCGGCAACGAGTACTGGGAATACGCCGTGACCTGCGATCCCACCGAGGACGGGCGCACGGATTCCTCGGGCCTGCCCCTGACCGGCAACTCCAAGGAAGCCGGCCTGCTCATGATCGGCACCATGACCTTCGACTCCTCCGGGTCCATGACCAACATGAGCGGCTACACCCTGACCAGCGGCTACGCCAACTCCACGACCTTCAACCCCGACGATTGGGGCGTGGCCCAGACCACCAACGGCTACCCGGCCTTTACGGCCAACTTCAAGAGCGTCTCCGACGCCAGCTTCACCGACCAGGCCAACGCCACGCTGACCACCCTCAACTTCGGCATGAGCAACTCCACCGGCTTCACCGATCCCACCGGGACCGGCACCCTGGGCGGCGTCAACAGCGACCCCGCGACCCTGGCCTACTTCAACGAATCGACGCTCAAGATCAACAGCAACGTCACCACCAACTACGCCACGTCCTCCTCCACGGTGTTCAGCGCGCAAAACGGCTACACGGCGGGGCTTCTCACCAGCGTGTCCGTGGACAACGACGGCGTGCTGACCGGCACCTTCTCCAACGGCCAGACCCTGCAACTGTGGGTGCTGGCCCTGGCCAACTTCACCAACCTCCAGGGCTTGAGCCGCGAGGGCAACAACCTCTTCAGCACCACCATCGATTCCGGGCAGGGCACCACCAACCGGGCCAACACCGGTTCTGTGGGCTCGATTTCGGGCAACACCCTGGAATCGTCCAACGTGGACCTGGCCACGGAGATGGTGAACATGATCGTCACCCAGCGCGGTTTCGAAGCCAACAGCAAGACCATCACCACCGTGGACTCCATGCTTTCGGAAATCATCCAGCTCAAGCGCTAA
- a CDS encoding flagellar hook capping FlgD N-terminal domain-containing protein: MSYVSSLLESTSGSSSSATTSTSSTSSLGQDAFLQLLVTQLQYQDPLSPMDDKEFVAELAQFSSLEQLTEINTGIDNLASIGETQQLMGAVNFIGKKIEATGTAVGLEDGTATPVTFTLPDDAETCLVNVMDSSGTVVRTVDLGATGAGSVEFTWDGKDYDGNVMDDGQYQVAVTATDADGNILTVSSTMSGTVVGVTQENGAYYLNIGNDRYVAFTDITNVINESSSSGTDS, translated from the coding sequence ATGAGTTACGTCAGCAGCCTTCTCGAATCCACCAGCGGTTCGTCCTCGTCCGCCACGACCTCGACGTCTTCGACCTCGAGCCTGGGCCAGGACGCCTTCCTGCAACTGCTCGTCACCCAGCTCCAGTACCAGGATCCGCTGAGCCCCATGGACGACAAGGAATTCGTGGCCGAGCTGGCCCAGTTCTCGAGCCTGGAGCAGTTGACGGAAATCAACACCGGCATCGACAACCTGGCCTCCATCGGCGAGACCCAGCAGCTCATGGGCGCGGTCAATTTCATCGGCAAGAAGATCGAGGCCACCGGCACCGCCGTGGGGCTCGAGGACGGCACGGCCACGCCCGTGACCTTCACCCTGCCCGACGACGCGGAAACCTGCCTGGTCAACGTCATGGACAGCTCCGGCACCGTCGTGCGCACCGTGGACCTCGGCGCGACCGGCGCCGGGTCCGTGGAATTCACCTGGGACGGCAAGGACTACGACGGCAACGTCATGGACGACGGGCAGTACCAGGTGGCCGTGACGGCCACGGACGCCGACGGCAACATCCTGACGGTCAGTTCCACGATGAGCGGGACGGTGGTCGGCGTCACGCAGGAAAACGGCGCATATTACCTCAATATCGGCAACGACCGCTACGTGGCCTTCACGGACATCACCAACGTCATCAACGAATCGTCGAGCAGCGGCACGGATTCCTAG
- the rnc gene encoding ribonuclease III — MSEKNAALERALGHTFSRPELLVTALTHSSWANERGDASHHNERLEFLGDAVLELCVSEELFARFPEAPEGELTLLRSQLVNESSLAVLARELGLESHVLLGKGEEFQGGRSRPALLSDVFEAVIGALFLDGGYAAARGFVDRAFRQAWPARPLVPKTKDFKSRLQEYTQKIHKARPTYVLLGSDGPEHDKLFHVRLSLPGGQTVTAVDKSVKKAEQLAARLALESLETLDAEAS, encoded by the coding sequence ATGTCCGAAAAAAACGCCGCCCTGGAGCGGGCCCTGGGACACACCTTTTCCAGGCCCGAACTCCTGGTTACGGCGCTGACCCACAGTTCCTGGGCCAACGAACGCGGCGACGCGAGCCACCACAACGAACGCCTGGAATTCCTGGGCGACGCGGTGCTCGAACTGTGCGTGTCCGAGGAACTTTTTGCCCGCTTTCCGGAGGCCCCGGAAGGCGAGTTGACCCTTTTGCGCTCGCAACTCGTCAACGAGTCGAGCCTGGCCGTCCTGGCCCGGGAGCTTGGCCTGGAATCCCACGTTCTGCTGGGAAAAGGCGAAGAGTTTCAGGGAGGGAGGTCACGACCGGCGCTGCTGAGCGACGTGTTCGAGGCGGTGATCGGCGCCCTGTTCCTGGACGGAGGCTACGCCGCGGCCCGGGGCTTCGTGGACCGGGCCTTTCGGCAGGCCTGGCCGGCCCGGCCGCTGGTGCCCAAAACCAAGGACTTCAAGAGCCGGCTCCAGGAGTACACCCAAAAGATCCACAAGGCCCGGCCCACCTATGTCCTGCTCGGCAGCGACGGCCCCGAGCACGACAAGCTCTTCCACGTGCGCCTGAGCCTGCCCGGCGGGCAGACGGTCACGGCCGTGGACAAGAGCGTGAAAAAGGCCGAGCAACTGGCGGCCCGGCTGGCCCTGGAGTCCCTGGAGACGCTCGACGCCGAGGCCTCGTAA
- a CDS encoding tetratricopeptide repeat protein: MEKTGEHQKKRLYGLRALGARVALAVGAVWLLWPSAAGLAAGAALAAVRAPGEPGAAEARSPGASPGEAGPGLRIELAKSAPAEGTVRVGGAASFEARLFAGEREIDRAGHVCRWKADAGARFLEVEGPCTNTAVFLRPGRQRVWVEAVPRSGPSPGLAAVSEAVEIDVARPAFSLAVTPAAPLVGEEVTVAIRDFPLHDGVEFRWDPLPETARLVRVDERSLTFYPTAAADVPVRVTATAGSAGGKDAALGSAAILVAAKPYAVSVENRGLLEAPATVWRDGEGPVAADGVAVGQGVRLRAAVSPAPRHPPLAYGWSLCPGARVRGGEDGREIAVSRESLGECRAVLEVRDGRGLLLGRGQGSFAVTVPREALEAAVAKARETEKLTREAEAAWADGQPDKAVSLAARAARLNPKDVPALSALERLGRDKARLDACLDKAGAALAVDDFPEVAALLGEAAKVNAAAPAIEAMRRQAAARRDVLDRVDRLLAASRERFEAGDVDGAIAATGQALGLDAGHAAARAARERAVADRDRLLAALKQAAAYLRAKRFDSAAVALAEAKSVNARFGATRELEAAIAARKDKAWRLDERLARARDQWNAGEAEAALATLTEAVALDPEHGGAAKVRSELAQAAEKLGRAEEKAEAAIAAGKADEARAALAEAARINPKHARLAALGGALAHRLDRDKRLAALGAEAGKRAAAGDLDGAILAYDDMLALAPGEAGLAARRDALRRSRDAALAALARARDYQGAKRYDLALDALAEAEAAAPKLPALGGLRETLVAAGKGAEGQAAGALDAVEDLLRKKDLAGADAALRSLREKGPLPTALSGRARDLEGRVRAGLDGQASGRRQAAAAKAVDPDRQARCEAIGRQAAAKRAGGDHAGAIRDYQSLLNLCPQACQAYNNVGASLFSLGYAGESLPWFAEAVKCAPDEKLYQDNIAATRRRLAEAERPAAQPAPDCAAAFAAAEARRGGGDLAGAIAGYREVVARCPNFCAAYNNMGLSLHKLGRPAESLPLFEQALRCDPKDNLFKDNYELTAKRLRTAARGEKGADVAFPARSAMLPP, translated from the coding sequence GTGGAAAAAACAGGCGAGCATCAAAAAAAGCGGTTGTACGGTTTGCGGGCCTTGGGCGCCCGGGTTGCCCTGGCCGTCGGGGCGGTGTGGCTGCTGTGGCCGAGCGCCGCTGGCCTGGCCGCCGGGGCGGCCCTGGCCGCGGTGCGCGCGCCGGGCGAGCCCGGCGCGGCCGAGGCACGCTCGCCCGGGGCGTCCCCGGGCGAGGCCGGGCCGGGGCTGCGCATCGAACTGGCCAAGAGCGCCCCGGCCGAGGGTACGGTCCGGGTGGGCGGCGCCGCCTCCTTCGAGGCCAGACTGTTCGCCGGCGAGCGGGAAATCGACCGCGCCGGCCATGTCTGCCGCTGGAAGGCCGACGCGGGCGCCCGCTTCCTGGAAGTCGAGGGGCCCTGCACCAACACGGCCGTTTTCCTGCGCCCCGGCCGCCAGCGCGTCTGGGTCGAGGCCGTGCCCCGCTCGGGGCCGTCTCCGGGCCTGGCCGCCGTGTCGGAAGCCGTGGAAATCGACGTGGCCCGGCCGGCCTTTTCCCTGGCCGTGACTCCGGCCGCGCCGCTGGTGGGCGAGGAGGTCACGGTGGCCATCCGGGACTTCCCCCTCCACGACGGCGTGGAATTCCGCTGGGATCCCTTGCCCGAGACGGCCCGGCTCGTGCGCGTGGACGAGCGTTCCCTGACCTTTTACCCCACGGCGGCGGCGGACGTGCCCGTGCGCGTGACGGCCACGGCGGGAAGCGCCGGCGGCAAGGACGCGGCCCTGGGTTCCGCCGCCATTCTGGTCGCGGCCAAACCGTATGCGGTTTCGGTGGAAAACCGGGGGCTGCTCGAAGCTCCGGCCACGGTCTGGCGCGACGGCGAGGGGCCGGTCGCCGCCGACGGGGTGGCGGTGGGGCAGGGCGTGCGGCTGCGGGCCGCCGTCTCCCCGGCGCCGCGCCATCCGCCCCTGGCCTATGGCTGGAGCCTGTGCCCCGGGGCCAGGGTGCGCGGCGGCGAAGACGGCCGCGAGATCGCCGTTTCCCGGGAAAGCCTCGGCGAGTGTCGGGCGGTGCTGGAAGTGCGCGACGGCCGGGGATTGCTCCTGGGCCGGGGTCAGGGGAGCTTTGCCGTGACCGTGCCCCGGGAGGCCCTGGAGGCGGCCGTGGCCAAGGCCCGGGAAACGGAAAAACTGACCCGGGAGGCCGAGGCGGCCTGGGCCGACGGCCAGCCGGACAAGGCCGTTTCGCTGGCCGCCCGGGCGGCCCGGCTCAATCCCAAGGACGTGCCGGCGCTTTCCGCCCTGGAGCGCCTCGGCCGCGACAAGGCCAGGCTCGATGCCTGTCTGGACAAGGCCGGCGCGGCCCTGGCCGTGGACGATTTTCCGGAGGTCGCGGCCCTGCTCGGCGAGGCGGCCAAGGTCAATGCCGCGGCCCCGGCCATCGAGGCCATGCGCCGCCAGGCCGCCGCGCGCCGCGACGTCCTGGACCGGGTGGACCGGCTGCTGGCCGCTTCCCGGGAGCGCTTCGAGGCCGGCGACGTGGACGGGGCCATTGCCGCCACCGGCCAGGCTCTGGGCCTCGATGCCGGCCACGCCGCCGCCCGGGCCGCCCGCGAGCGCGCCGTGGCCGACCGCGACCGGCTGCTGGCCGCCCTCAAGCAGGCCGCCGCCTATTTGCGGGCCAAACGTTTCGACAGCGCCGCCGTGGCCCTGGCCGAGGCCAAGTCCGTCAATGCCCGGTTTGGCGCCACGCGGGAGCTCGAGGCGGCCATCGCCGCTCGCAAGGACAAGGCCTGGCGCCTGGACGAGCGCCTGGCCCGGGCCAGGGACCAGTGGAACGCCGGCGAGGCCGAGGCGGCACTGGCCACCCTGACCGAGGCCGTGGCCCTGGACCCCGAACATGGCGGCGCGGCCAAGGTCCGCTCGGAACTGGCCCAGGCCGCGGAAAAGCTCGGCCGGGCCGAGGAAAAAGCCGAGGCGGCCATCGCCGCCGGCAAGGCCGACGAGGCCCGGGCCGCCCTGGCCGAAGCGGCCAGGATCAATCCCAAACATGCCCGCCTGGCCGCCCTCGGCGGGGCGCTGGCCCACCGGCTGGACCGCGACAAGCGCCTGGCCGCCCTGGGCGCCGAGGCGGGCAAGCGCGCCGCCGCCGGCGACCTCGACGGCGCCATCCTGGCCTATGACGACATGCTGGCCCTGGCTCCGGGCGAGGCCGGCCTGGCCGCCCGGCGCGACGCCCTGCGCCGCTCCCGCGACGCGGCCCTGGCGGCCCTGGCCCGGGCCAGGGACTACCAGGGCGCCAAACGCTACGACCTGGCCCTGGACGCCCTGGCCGAGGCCGAGGCCGCCGCGCCCAAGCTGCCGGCCCTGGGCGGCCTGCGCGAAACGCTCGTCGCCGCCGGCAAGGGGGCCGAGGGCCAGGCCGCCGGTGCGCTCGATGCCGTCGAGGATTTGCTGCGCAAAAAGGACCTGGCCGGCGCGGACGCGGCCTTGCGCAGCCTGCGGGAAAAAGGCCCCCTGCCCACGGCCCTGTCCGGCCGGGCCAGGGACCTGGAAGGCCGGGTCCGGGCCGGGCTGGACGGCCAGGCGTCCGGGCGCCGCCAGGCCGCTGCGGCCAAGGCCGTCGATCCCGACCGCCAGGCCCGCTGCGAGGCCATCGGCCGCCAGGCGGCCGCCAAGCGGGCCGGCGGCGACCATGCCGGGGCCATCCGCGACTACCAATCCCTCCTCAACCTCTGCCCGCAGGCCTGCCAGGCCTACAACAACGTGGGGGCGTCGCTTTTTTCCCTGGGCTACGCCGGCGAGTCGCTGCCCTGGTTCGCCGAGGCGGTCAAATGCGCGCCCGATGAAAAGCTTTATCAGGACAATATCGCCGCTACCCGCCGGCGCCTGGCCGAGGCCGAGCGCCCGGCGGCCCAGCCGGCACCCGACTGCGCCGCCGCCTTTGCCGCGGCCGAGGCCCGGCGCGGCGGGGGGGACCTGGCCGGCGCCATCGCCGGCTACCGGGAGGTGGTGGCCCGCTGCCCGAATTTTTGCGCCGCCTACAACAACATGGGGCTTTCCCTGCACAAGCTCGGCCGGCCGGCCGAATCGCTGCCCCTTTTCGAGCAGGCCTTGCGCTGCGACCCCAAGGACAACCTGTTCAAGGACAACTACGAGCTGACCGCCAAGCGGCTGCGCACGGCGGCGCGGGGCGAAAAGGGGGCGGACGTTGCTTTCCCGGCCCGCTCGGCTATGCTTCCGCCATGA
- a CDS encoding phosphotransacetylase family protein yields MAGLYVGATAGYSGKNMVIMGIGLRLQKEGYRVGYLKPVGAMPREIDGRLWDDDAYHVQRILRTDEDPQTLTPVIASHDFQVRAFRNQTGDVMGLIRGAYEKVSAGKDVTLVGGSGGMHTGKYCNADGVRVVRELGLKALVIDRYSKELNYDYLLVLKEQLGDHLAGVILNDVAQNFLDETQTLIAPFLRDRGIRVLGVIPKDPLMAAIKVSDLADRLGGKVISAHHKADRIVESFLIGTMQVENFMTHFRRQKNSAIIVGGDRSDVHLVALEGDSPCLVLTGNLYPNDIILTRSEVLEIPIIVVREDTYTVAKKMETLLMRHKLRDEIKIRQGAQLINANLDFAVLMEQLGLGR; encoded by the coding sequence ATGGCTGGATTGTATGTTGGCGCAACCGCCGGGTATTCCGGGAAAAACATGGTGATCATGGGGATTGGCCTGCGCTTGCAGAAAGAAGGCTACCGCGTGGGCTACTTGAAACCCGTGGGCGCCATGCCCCGGGAGATCGACGGCCGGCTGTGGGACGACGACGCCTACCACGTGCAGCGCATCCTGCGCACCGACGAGGACCCGCAGACGCTGACCCCGGTCATCGCCTCCCACGATTTCCAGGTCCGGGCCTTCCGCAACCAGACCGGCGACGTCATGGGGCTTATCCGCGGGGCCTACGAGAAGGTCTCGGCCGGCAAGGACGTCACCCTGGTCGGCGGCTCGGGCGGCATGCACACCGGCAAGTACTGCAACGCCGACGGCGTGCGGGTGGTGCGCGAGCTGGGGCTCAAGGCGCTCGTCATCGACCGCTATTCCAAGGAGCTCAACTACGACTACCTGCTCGTGCTCAAGGAGCAGCTCGGCGACCACCTGGCCGGCGTGATCTTAAACGACGTGGCCCAGAACTTCCTGGACGAAACCCAGACGCTCATCGCGCCTTTTCTGCGCGACCGGGGCATCCGGGTCCTGGGCGTGATTCCCAAGGACCCGCTCATGGCCGCCATCAAGGTCTCGGACCTGGCCGACCGCCTGGGCGGCAAGGTCATCTCCGCCCACCACAAGGCCGACCGCATCGTGGAGAGTTTCCTCATCGGCACCATGCAGGTGGAAAACTTCATGACGCATTTTCGGCGCCAGAAAAATTCCGCCATCATCGTCGGCGGCGACCGTTCCGACGTGCACCTGGTGGCCCTGGAGGGCGACAGCCCCTGCCTGGTTTTAACCGGCAACCTCTATCCCAACGACATCATCCTGACCCGCTCGGAAGTCCTGGAGATCCCCATCATCGTGGTGCGCGAGGACACCTACACCGTGGCCAAGAAGATGGAGACGCTGCTGATGCGCCACAAGCTGCGCGACGAGATAAAAATCCGCCAGGGCGCCCAGCTGATCAACGCCAACCTCGACTTCGCCGTGCTCATGGAGCAGCTCGGGCTCGGCCGCTGA
- a CDS encoding flagellin: MSLVINHNMMAANASRNLSNSYGALATSTQRLSSGLRINTAADDAAGLAIRELMRSDISTLNQGVRNANDAISMIQTADGALQVVDEKLIRMKELAEQAATGTYTSDQRLIIDSEYQAMASEITRIAMATDFNGIYLLNGNLSSSTHTGSTLTPSGKLKVHFGTGNSSAEDYYYVQIGNSTASALGVGLSAAAGKAGRSISTQQQAQQALEALTQAIVSKDKIRANLGALQNRLENTIQNLQIQAENLQSAESQISDVDVANEMTEFVRQQILTQSAVAMLSQANSLPKMAMQLISG; this comes from the coding sequence ATGTCCCTGGTCATCAATCACAATATGATGGCGGCAAACGCCTCAAGAAACCTGTCCAACTCGTATGGCGCCCTGGCGACCTCGACCCAGCGTCTCTCGTCGGGGCTTCGCATCAACACCGCCGCCGACGATGCGGCCGGCCTGGCCATTCGCGAACTCATGCGGTCCGACATTTCCACGCTCAACCAGGGCGTGCGCAACGCCAACGACGCCATCTCCATGATCCAGACGGCGGACGGCGCGCTGCAGGTCGTGGATGAAAAGCTCATCCGCATGAAGGAACTGGCCGAGCAGGCGGCCACCGGCACCTACACCTCGGACCAGCGCCTGATCATCGACTCCGAATACCAGGCCATGGCCTCGGAAATCACGCGTATCGCCATGGCCACGGACTTCAACGGCATCTACCTGCTCAACGGCAACCTTTCGAGCTCGACCCACACCGGCAGCACCCTGACGCCCTCGGGCAAGCTCAAGGTCCACTTCGGCACCGGCAACTCCAGCGCCGAGGACTACTATTACGTCCAGATCGGCAACTCCACGGCCTCGGCCCTGGGCGTGGGCCTGAGCGCCGCGGCCGGCAAGGCCGGGCGGTCCATTTCCACCCAGCAGCAGGCCCAGCAAGCCCTGGAAGCCCTGACCCAGGCCATCGTGTCCAAGGACAAGATCCGGGCCAACCTGGGCGCCCTGCAAAACCGCCTGGAGAACACCATCCAGAACCTGCAGATCCAGGCCGAGAACCTCCAGTCCGCGGAATCGCAGATCTCCGACGTGGATGTGGCCAACGAAATGACGGAATTCGTGCGCCAGCAGATCCTCACCCAGTCGGCCGTGGCCATGCTGTCCCAGGCCAACTCGCTGCCCAAGATGGCCATGCAGCTCATCAGCGGCTAG
- a CDS encoding S24 family peptidase — protein sequence MVAQNDGPSSPAGGFEAFFERAAKAAGLRSQADLAAFLGVHRSAVTQAKKKDAVPKAWVLTVSRRARVDADWLEFGQASRGGGRLEPRAVGREDLREADRLAVAQGEGAFVTVPKVRARLSAGGGSFETAGAVEAVYPFRRDWLRRKGSPAAMVLMDVVGNSMEPEIRHGDLVLVDQAQTAIVAHAVYAVGVEDTVLVKRVEKRPGALVLLSDNRDYAPIMLRGDELDALRVIGRVLWVGREL from the coding sequence ATGGTTGCACAAAATGACGGCCCATCCTCGCCCGCCGGTGGGTTCGAGGCCTTTTTCGAGCGGGCGGCCAAGGCGGCCGGGCTCCGTTCCCAGGCCGATCTGGCCGCGTTTTTGGGCGTGCACCGTTCGGCCGTGACCCAGGCCAAGAAAAAGGATGCCGTGCCCAAGGCCTGGGTGCTGACGGTTTCGCGCCGGGCCAGGGTCGACGCCGATTGGCTGGAATTCGGCCAGGCTTCCCGTGGGGGGGGCCGGCTGGAACCGCGAGCGGTCGGTCGGGAGGACCTTCGGGAGGCTGACCGGCTGGCGGTGGCGCAGGGGGAGGGGGCGTTCGTGACCGTGCCCAAGGTCCGGGCGCGGCTCTCCGCCGGCGGCGGTTCCTTCGAGACGGCCGGGGCGGTGGAGGCGGTCTATCCCTTCCGCCGGGACTGGCTGCGGCGCAAGGGCAGCCCGGCGGCCATGGTGCTCATGGACGTGGTCGGCAACAGCATGGAACCGGAGATTCGCCACGGCGACCTCGTCCTCGTCGATCAGGCCCAGACCGCCATCGTGGCCCACGCCGTCTATGCCGTGGGCGTGGAAGACACGGTACTGGTCAAACGGGTGGAAAAGCGGCCCGGGGCCTTGGTGCTCTTAAGCGACAACCGCGACTATGCGCCCATCATGCTGCGCGGTGACGAACTCGACGCCTTGCGGGTCATCGGCCGGGTGTTGTGGGTGGGGCGGGAACTGTAG
- a CDS encoding flagellar biosynthesis anti-sigma factor FlgM, producing the protein MTVPDKSLRPPGDPAGRTESPEARARRIEDLKRRVQSGTYLIQRYEIIEGLLDALSADAQ; encoded by the coding sequence ATGACCGTTCCAGACAAGTCGCTTCGCCCCCCGGGCGACCCCGCCGGCAGGACCGAATCGCCGGAAGCCCGCGCCCGGCGCATCGAGGACCTCAAGCGCCGCGTGCAATCCGGCACCTATCTCATCCAGCGCTACGAAATCATCGAAGGCCTGCTCGACGCCCTTTCCGCCGACGCCCAATAG
- a CDS encoding pseudouridine synthase, which translates to MPPDTAGERLDRAAVLLWPGVGLRGRRRLIEAGAVAVDGRVRGSAYRVRVGEKLAALDLPAAPEVFCAGDVPILFRGEAYAALAKPAGLHSAAIAQGGGQSLESLLPALFPDARARLLSRLDRLTSGIVPVALTEAAAAAYRRAEAAGGVEKTYLCVVHGTVAAPLIVDNALDVADRARTRLLQRTDPDRLRHTAVSPLEALPGLTLLACRIAKGARHQIRAHLAGIGHPLVGDPVYGHGEGERLYLHCAGLVALGLDVSNPPPWTLAGAMAAVLGAQTRDGAK; encoded by the coding sequence GTGCCGCCGGACACGGCCGGGGAGCGCCTGGACAGGGCGGCGGTGCTATTGTGGCCGGGTGTGGGGTTGCGGGGACGGCGGCGGCTGATCGAGGCCGGGGCCGTGGCCGTGGACGGCCGGGTGCGCGGCTCGGCCTACCGGGTGCGGGTCGGGGAAAAACTTGCCGCCCTGGACCTGCCCGCCGCGCCCGAGGTGTTTTGTGCCGGGGACGTGCCCATCCTTTTTCGCGGCGAAGCCTATGCCGCCCTGGCCAAGCCGGCGGGGCTGCACAGCGCCGCCATCGCCCAGGGCGGCGGCCAGAGCCTGGAGTCGCTGTTGCCGGCGCTTTTTCCCGATGCCCGGGCCCGGCTGCTCTCGCGCCTGGACCGGCTGACCAGCGGCATCGTGCCCGTGGCCCTGACCGAGGCGGCGGCGGCGGCCTACCGTCGGGCCGAGGCGGCCGGTGGCGTGGAAAAGACCTACCTGTGCGTGGTCCACGGCACCGTCGCAGCGCCCCTGATCGTGGATAACGCCCTGGATGTGGCCGACCGGGCCAGAACCCGCCTGCTGCAACGCACCGATCCGGACCGGCTGCGCCACACCGCCGTGAGCCCCCTGGAGGCCCTCCCCGGGCTGACGCTTCTGGCCTGTCGCATCGCCAAGGGGGCGCGGCATCAGATTCGGGCCCACCTGGCCGGCATCGGCCATCCCCTGGTGGGCGATCCGGTCTATGGGCACGGGGAAGGGGAGCGGCTGTATCTGCACTGCGCCGGGCTGGTTGCCCTGGGCTTGGACGTAAGTAATCCCCCGCCCTGGACCCTGGCCGGGGCCATGGCGGCGGTTTTGGGGGCGCAAACGCGCGATGGCGCGAAATAG